From Candidatus Vondammii sp. HM_W22, one genomic window encodes:
- a CDS encoding FAD assembly factor SdhE translates to MSLQTQLPSMDKLRWQCRRGMLELDYVLRGFLEDTYPGLSQNDRALFVQVLDFEDQLLLDWLMGNVVSSDAGIRRLIGQMRHS, encoded by the coding sequence ATGTCACTGCAGACCCAACTGCCCAGCATGGATAAACTGCGCTGGCAATGCCGGAGAGGCATGCTTGAACTCGACTATGTGCTGAGGGGATTTCTTGAAGATACCTACCCAGGTTTATCTCAAAATGACCGAGCGTTGTTTGTCCAGGTGCTCGATTTCGAGGATCAGCTGTTGCTGGATTGGCTGATGGGAAATGTGGTTTCCTCCGATGCTGGTATCAGACGATTAATTGGCCAGATGCGGCACAGTTAA
- a CDS encoding succinate dehydrogenase iron-sulfur subunit — translation MKFVIYRYNPDLDTVPRMQEYDVVATRGMMLRDALMEIKRQDESFSFRHSCGEGVCGSDGVNANGVNLLACITPVTDLKEPIKIRPLPGRPVVRDLVVDMSQFYQQYRAVKPYLIHKDSLPEQEILQSPEERDKLDGLYECIMCGCCSTACPSFWWNPEKFHGPQALLQSWRFLADSRDQGTDERLDALEGPYKLFRCHTIMNCVEVCPKQLNPTKAIGHIKELMLKHSV, via the coding sequence ATGAAATTCGTCATCTACCGTTACAACCCGGATCTCGACACTGTTCCGAGGATGCAGGAGTACGACGTTGTCGCTACCCGAGGCATGATGCTGCGTGATGCCCTGATGGAGATCAAGCGTCAGGATGAGTCCTTCTCTTTCCGCCACTCCTGCGGTGAAGGGGTGTGTGGTTCTGATGGCGTGAATGCTAATGGGGTCAATTTACTCGCATGCATTACACCGGTAACCGACCTGAAAGAGCCGATAAAAATACGTCCGTTACCCGGTCGTCCAGTGGTGCGGGATCTAGTTGTGGATATGAGCCAGTTTTATCAGCAGTATCGGGCAGTAAAACCCTACCTGATCCATAAAGATTCGTTGCCGGAGCAGGAGATTCTGCAGTCCCCTGAAGAGCGTGACAAACTGGATGGCCTTTATGAGTGCATTATGTGCGGTTGCTGCTCTACCGCCTGCCCTTCATTTTGGTGGAATCCGGAAAAATTTCATGGCCCTCAGGCGTTACTGCAGTCCTGGCGATTTCTCGCTGATAGCCGTGACCAGGGCACTGATGAGCGCTTGGATGCCCTTGAAGGACCTTACAAACTTTTCCGTTGCCACACGATTATGAACTGCGTAGAGGTCTGTCCGAAACAGCTCAACCCGACCAAAGCGATTGGTCATATCAAGGAATTGATGCTTAAGCATTCGGTCTGA
- the sdhA gene encoding succinate dehydrogenase flavoprotein subunit, with protein MTLARRHFDALILGAGGAGLNAALQLASANPKVAVVSKVFPTRSHTVAAQGGVNAALANVMPDNWHWHMFDTVKGSDYLGDQDAIEFMCREAIPTVYELEHDGVPFSRLDSGRIYQRAFGGQSQGFGGAQAARTCAAADRTGHAILHTLYQQNICARTHFFDEYFGVDLICDNEGAVLGALILEIETGEPLLIEAKATLLATGGCGQVFRTTSNAHINTGDGMAMALRAGVPLMDMEFFQFHPTGIAGKGILITEGVRGEGGYLINKDGERFMERYAPNAKDLASRDVVARSIVTEIKEGRGCGPDADYVMLKVDHLGEEIVSKRLPGIRDSAKIFAGVDPVVEPIPVFPTAHYVMGGIPTDRYGRVVVPLHHGPEEVIPGLYAAGECACVSVHGANRLGGNSLLDILVFGRAAGQDIIKYLSKNPNHRPMNEAAVEAAVSRLTRWDQQGEGIPVRELRDEFRKVMEDHAGVFRTDEVMSEGVTRIKEIREKLKDVRLTDQSKVFNTARAEALELENLIDIGMAIVLSALERKESRGAHSRPDYPDRDDKNWMKHSLYFKEEDRMDYKPVHTKPLTVENFPPKPRVY; from the coding sequence ATGACTTTAGCCAGAAGACATTTTGATGCATTGATCCTCGGAGCAGGTGGGGCGGGTCTGAATGCTGCGCTGCAACTCGCCAGTGCCAATCCCAAGGTCGCGGTGGTCTCCAAGGTTTTCCCCACACGCTCTCACACAGTGGCAGCTCAGGGTGGTGTGAATGCGGCACTTGCCAATGTGATGCCGGATAACTGGCATTGGCACATGTTTGATACGGTAAAGGGTTCTGATTATCTCGGCGATCAGGATGCAATCGAATTCATGTGTCGCGAAGCCATACCCACCGTTTACGAACTGGAACACGACGGCGTTCCCTTTTCCCGATTGGATAGCGGCCGAATCTATCAACGCGCTTTCGGCGGCCAGAGCCAGGGTTTCGGTGGCGCTCAGGCAGCACGGACTTGTGCCGCGGCCGATCGCACCGGACACGCGATACTGCATACGCTTTATCAACAGAATATTTGTGCCAGAACCCATTTTTTCGACGAGTATTTTGGCGTTGATCTGATTTGTGATAACGAGGGGGCCGTGCTTGGTGCCTTGATTCTGGAAATCGAGACCGGCGAACCACTGCTGATCGAAGCCAAGGCCACACTGCTGGCGACCGGTGGTTGCGGCCAGGTTTTCCGTACTACCTCCAATGCGCATATCAATACGGGTGATGGCATGGCCATGGCACTTCGGGCCGGTGTACCGCTGATGGATATGGAATTTTTCCAGTTCCACCCTACGGGCATTGCCGGAAAAGGCATACTGATCACCGAAGGTGTACGTGGTGAAGGTGGCTATCTGATTAACAAGGACGGCGAACGCTTTATGGAGCGCTATGCACCGAATGCCAAAGATCTCGCCAGCCGGGATGTGGTGGCGCGCTCAATTGTAACCGAGATCAAAGAGGGACGGGGGTGCGGTCCCGATGCCGACTATGTAATGCTGAAAGTGGATCACCTTGGTGAAGAAATTGTCAGCAAACGCTTGCCGGGTATTCGTGACAGCGCAAAGATTTTTGCCGGCGTTGATCCGGTGGTTGAGCCGATCCCTGTTTTCCCCACGGCACACTATGTTATGGGTGGCATTCCCACAGATCGTTATGGCCGGGTTGTGGTGCCACTTCACCATGGGCCGGAGGAGGTGATTCCGGGTCTCTACGCGGCAGGTGAGTGCGCCTGTGTCTCGGTTCATGGCGCCAATCGTCTGGGCGGGAATTCATTGCTGGATATTCTGGTATTCGGACGGGCTGCCGGACAGGATATTATCAAGTACCTTAGCAAGAACCCGAACCATCGCCCGATGAACGAGGCAGCTGTCGAGGCAGCTGTATCCCGTCTGACTCGCTGGGATCAACAAGGAGAGGGGATCCCTGTACGGGAGCTGCGTGATGAGTTCCGCAAGGTGATGGAAGACCATGCCGGCGTATTCCGTACTGACGAAGTGATGTCTGAGGGCGTTACCCGGATTAAAGAGATAAGAGAGAAACTGAAAGATGTTCGCCTTACTGATCAAAGCAAGGTATTCAACACCGCTCGTGCCGAAGCGCTTGAGCTGGAAAACCTGATTGACATCGGAATGGCTATCGTGCTTTCAGCCCTCGAGCGCAAAGAGAGCCGCGGCGCGCATTCACGACCAGATTATCCTGACCGGGATGACAAAAACTGGATGAAGCATAGTCTCTACTTCAAGGAAGAGGACCGGATGGACTACAAACCGGTACATACCAAACCACTCACGGTGGAAAATTTTCCACCCAAGCCAAGGGTCTACTGA
- the sdhD gene encoding succinate dehydrogenase, hydrophobic membrane anchor protein, producing MSRQASGLRAWALQRISAVYLGLYIIYTFGYLSFNTPVSFEAWRAYVANPNVTVAMLIFFVALLVHAWVGIRDVLIDYVHPFLLRVLLLTFFGTGLIGCGLWIARTIFLAGITV from the coding sequence ATGAGTCGTCAAGCATCTGGACTGCGCGCCTGGGCACTGCAACGTATCAGTGCCGTCTACCTCGGTCTCTACATTATCTATACTTTTGGTTATCTGAGCTTTAATACACCGGTTTCCTTTGAGGCTTGGCGTGCTTATGTGGCAAACCCCAATGTGACAGTTGCTATGCTTATCTTCTTTGTCGCACTGCTTGTCCATGCTTGGGTAGGTATTCGTGACGTCCTGATCGATTATGTACACCCTTTTCTGCTCAGGGTTTTGCTTCTGACTTTTTTCGGAACCGGTCTGATCGGGTGCGGCCTGTGGATCGCCAGAACAATATTTCTTGCGGGTATAACCGTCTGA
- the sdhC gene encoding succinate dehydrogenase, cytochrome b556 subunit → MMHKNRPVFLNLLQFRFPMTAIMSVGHRTSGVMMILGIPYLVYVLDRSLSGAEGFADTMAFFDQWLVRLVLFVVLWALIHHLLAGIRFLLIDFQIGVDKKSGRLSALAVMISAPIFAILIELLS, encoded by the coding sequence ATGATGCATAAAAACCGGCCTGTTTTTCTAAACCTGCTTCAATTTCGATTCCCCATGACCGCCATCATGTCGGTGGGTCACCGTACCAGCGGCGTCATGATGATTTTGGGTATTCCCTATTTAGTCTACGTTCTGGATCGTTCTCTCTCTGGCGCTGAAGGGTTTGCCGATACCATGGCGTTTTTTGACCAATGGCTGGTCAGATTGGTTCTGTTTGTTGTACTTTGGGCACTGATACACCACCTGTTGGCCGGCATACGTTTTCTACTAATTGATTTCCAGATTGGCGTCGATAAAAAGAGCGGTAGACTATCTGCCTTGGCAGTGATGATCTCCGCGCCTATTTTCGCTATATTGATAGAGCTATTGTCATGA